The following are encoded together in the Ovis canadensis isolate MfBH-ARS-UI-01 breed Bighorn chromosome 2, ARS-UI_OviCan_v2, whole genome shotgun sequence genome:
- the LOC138433063 gene encoding phospholipase A2, membrane associated-like, with protein MKTLLLLAVIMAFALLQVQAYLWDFAAMIKHTTGKGAASNYGAYGCYCGLGGRGTPKDATDWCCWEHDCCYKKLKYHGCGTKFLGYNVSIRRGQIICENQGVCRRIVCECDKKAAICFAKTQNTYTRKLQKYSNLLCTGRAPKC; from the exons ATGAAGACCCTTCTGCTGCTTGCAGTGATCATGGCCTTTG CCCTTCTTCAGGTCCAGGCATATTTGTGGGATTTCGCGGCAATGATCAAGCACACAACAGGAAAGGGAGCCGCGTCCAATTATGGTGCCTACGGCTGCTACTGTGGACTGGGTGGCAGAGGAACCCCCAAGGACGCAACAGATTG GTGCTGTTGGGAACATGACTGCTGTTACAAAAAGCTGAAGTATCATGGGTGTGGCACCAAGTTCCTGGGATACAATGTGTCCATCCGCCGGGGCCAAATCATCTGTG AGAATCAAGGTGTGTGTAGACGTATAGTCTGTGAATGTGATAAAAAAGCTGCCATCTGTTTTGCAAAGACCCAGAACACCTATACTAGAAAGCTCCAAAAGTACAGCAACTTACTGTGCACAGGGCGCGCCCCGAagtgctga
- the LOC138433061 gene encoding phospholipase A2, membrane associated, which produces MKTLLLLAVIMAVGLLQVHGSLLDFRKMIKFATGKEPATNYSFYGCYCGMRGRGTPKDATDRCCRAHECCYRNLESRGCRTRFLKYNATYEEDQIICEDTDDCKSQVCQCDKIAASCFATNLKTYNKKLRFYSKRRCRGPTPQC; this is translated from the exons ATGAAGACCCTCCTGCTGCTGGCAGTGATTATGGCCGTCG GCCTGCTGCAGGTCCATGGAAGTTTGCTGGATTTCCGGAAAATGATCAAGTTCGCGACAGGAAAGGAACCTGCGACCAATTATAGCTTCTACGGCTGCTACTGTGGAATGCGCGGCAGAGGAACCCCCAAGGACGCAACAGATCG GTGTTGCAGGGCACATGAGTGCTGCTACAGAAACCTGGAGAGCCGCGGGTGCCGCACCAGGTTCCTGAAATACAATGCCACTTATGAAGAGGACCAAATCATCTGCG AGGACACGGATGACTGTAAGAGTCAAGTGTGTCAATGTGATAAAATAGCTGCCAGTTGCTTTGCAACAAACCTGAAGACCTACAACAAGAAGCTGCGTTTCTACAGCAAGCGTCGGTGCCGAGGGCCCACCCCCCAGTGCTGA